A stretch of Flavobacteriales bacterium DNA encodes these proteins:
- a CDS encoding serine hydrolase: MRPLPLLALLPFAANAQNLQQQLQSVATANGLIGMSVVTTCGTAVQDVVHTGKRNLALNLDVDDSTRYRIASISKLVTAIGFMRLYEQGAFGLDDDVSTTLGFSFRNPAYPATPITYRMLLSHTSSFQDGTGYADFLSATYGTTPPPPISELAVPGGDYYTSNMWRTEAPGTYFTYSNANFGILGTLIEALSGQRFDVYMRQQVLLPLGIHGSYNVQDLPGVTDLAVLYRNSAPQSDNYNGVVPIAPDLSQYVIGSNGLFFAPQGGLRVSALELARIAILLANAGTYDATVLLQPATVALMLGNEWTWNGSNGDNYYGLFRSWGLGVHRITAQPGGDVVFPGAALFGHAGEAYGLISDLYVDPASDFGLVFLTNGYTPGNAYSFGTTSAFYGVEEEVYAELLQWSLPACLSTTIADDARNAELLLVDDRINWTGAGSTSIALLDLSGRLIERFDLVSGGSRTVRPGAYIVQRVDLRGTETRLWCVW, translated from the coding sequence ATGCGTCCGCTTCCCCTCCTTGCTCTACTGCCCTTTGCTGCCAACGCCCAGAACCTGCAGCAGCAGCTGCAGAGCGTCGCCACCGCCAATGGGCTCATTGGCATGAGCGTGGTCACCACCTGCGGCACGGCCGTGCAGGACGTGGTGCACACGGGCAAGCGCAACCTCGCGCTCAACCTGGATGTGGACGACAGCACGCGCTACCGCATCGCCAGCATCAGCAAGCTCGTCACCGCCATCGGCTTCATGCGCCTGTACGAGCAGGGCGCCTTCGGCCTCGATGACGATGTGAGCACGACGCTCGGTTTCAGCTTCCGCAACCCCGCATATCCCGCCACGCCCATCACCTATCGCATGCTGTTGAGCCACACCAGCAGCTTCCAGGACGGTACCGGGTACGCGGACTTCCTGAGCGCCACCTATGGGACCACGCCCCCGCCGCCCATCAGTGAACTGGCGGTGCCCGGCGGCGACTATTACACCAGCAACATGTGGCGCACCGAAGCACCGGGCACCTACTTCACTTACAGCAACGCCAATTTCGGCATCCTCGGCACGCTCATCGAGGCGCTGAGCGGACAGCGCTTTGACGTGTACATGCGCCAGCAGGTGCTCCTTCCACTCGGGATCCATGGCAGCTACAATGTCCAGGACCTTCCTGGTGTGACCGATCTCGCCGTGCTCTATCGCAACAGCGCGCCGCAGTCGGACAACTACAATGGAGTGGTGCCGATCGCACCCGACCTGAGCCAGTACGTGATCGGGAGCAACGGGCTCTTCTTCGCTCCACAGGGTGGTCTGCGCGTGAGCGCCTTGGAACTGGCGCGCATCGCCATCCTGCTGGCCAACGCTGGCACTTACGACGCCACGGTGTTGTTGCAGCCGGCCACCGTGGCCCTGATGCTGGGCAACGAGTGGACGTGGAACGGCAGCAACGGAGACAACTACTACGGCCTCTTCCGCTCTTGGGGCTTGGGCGTGCACCGCATCACCGCGCAGCCCGGTGGCGATGTGGTCTTTCCCGGCGCAGCGCTCTTCGGCCATGCCGGTGAGGCCTACGGCCTCATCAGCGACCTGTACGTGGATCCTGCCTCGGACTTCGGCCTCGTCTTCCTCACCAACGGGTACACGCCCGGCAATGCCTACAGCTTCGGCACCACGAGCGCGTTCTACGGCGTGGAAGAGGAGGTCTACGCCGAGCTGCTCCAGTGGAGCCTGCCCGCATGCCTATCAACAACGATTGCTGACGATGCCCGAAACGCGGAGCTGCTGCTCGTGGACGACCGGATCAATTGGACCGGGGCAGGATCAACCTCGATAGCGCTGCTTGACTTGAGCGGTCGGCTCATCGAGCGCTTCGATCTGGTTTCCGGCGGATCGCGCACCGTGCGACCCGGCGCCTACATCGTGCAGCGGGTTGACCTTCGTGGCACTGAGACACGGTTGTGGTGCGTTTGGTGA
- a CDS encoding dihydrofolate reductase: MSTTCSVFCGLSLDGFIARPDGALDFLEGDGTAELGDHGYEAFVSGIDAIVMGRRTFEVVLGFGQWPYTKKVFVLSSGAVDLARVKERGADAELLNATPEEVVRQLAARGYEHLYIDGGGTVQRFLRAGLIDRLIVTQVPVLIGKGIPLFGPLEKDLRWKLVTSRSFPGGLVQSEYARR, encoded by the coding sequence ATGTCCACCACCTGCTCCGTCTTCTGCGGCCTCAGCCTCGATGGCTTCATCGCCCGTCCCGACGGTGCGCTCGATTTCCTCGAAGGCGATGGCACTGCCGAGTTGGGCGACCACGGCTACGAGGCTTTCGTGTCCGGCATCGATGCCATCGTGATGGGACGCCGCACCTTCGAGGTGGTGCTTGGATTCGGGCAGTGGCCCTACACGAAAAAGGTCTTCGTGCTCAGCAGCGGTGCGGTGGACCTTGCTCGCGTTAAGGAACGCGGTGCCGATGCGGAGCTGCTGAACGCGACGCCGGAAGAGGTCGTTCGGCAGTTGGCCGCGCGCGGCTACGAGCACCTGTACATCGATGGTGGCGGCACCGTGCAGCGCTTTTTGCGGGCTGGCCTGATCGATCGGCTCATCGTCACGCAGGTACCGGTGCTGATCGGGAAGGGCATCCCGCTCTTCGGTCCGCTGGAGAAGGACCTTCGCTGGAAGCTCGTGACGAGCCGCAGCTTCCCGGGCGGGCTGGTGCAGAGCGAGTACGCGCGGCGCTAA
- a CDS encoding alpha/beta hydrolase fold domain-containing protein: MSAHSFFPRRCLIAVFAVALISGCRKEEAPESTPDDGGGSAGTGAYTITRTVGTDSVSVEAIIDKPVNDTLDALLLFHGTVAYDSLILDAAQNTLDAFAAILDREDMLLVSVAYPEEGLLFGDNIQHAEAALLWLRDHAEQELGITLNKIFLAGHSQGGYIVTRLNTMHAVDAVIANAPGPLNLVYRCELEESGQLPPGQVCGLLYQAYGSTQADPDAYMERSLLNFTGAHLSDILFVQGLSDSPIQMYSWPTFRSQLEACADCQERSFLELPGLGHQALFNSPIAIQAFNDFIDQH, from the coding sequence ATGTCCGCCCATTCCTTCTTCCCGCGTCGATGCCTCATCGCGGTCTTCGCTGTCGCGCTGATATCCGGATGCCGAAAGGAGGAAGCTCCGGAATCCACCCCGGATGATGGCGGCGGATCGGCCGGCACCGGCGCATACACCATTACGCGCACCGTCGGCACCGACAGCGTGAGCGTGGAGGCGATCATCGACAAACCCGTGAATGATACGCTCGATGCGCTGCTGCTCTTCCATGGCACGGTGGCCTACGACAGCCTGATCCTCGATGCCGCGCAGAACACGCTCGACGCCTTCGCGGCCATCCTGGACCGTGAGGACATGCTGCTGGTGAGCGTGGCCTACCCCGAAGAAGGCCTGCTCTTCGGCGACAACATCCAGCATGCGGAAGCGGCCCTCCTCTGGCTGCGCGACCATGCGGAGCAGGAGCTGGGCATCACGTTGAACAAGATCTTCCTCGCCGGCCATTCGCAGGGTGGCTACATCGTGACGCGGCTGAATACGATGCACGCGGTTGATGCCGTGATCGCCAATGCGCCCGGACCGCTGAACCTGGTGTACCGCTGCGAGCTGGAGGAAAGCGGCCAGCTGCCTCCCGGGCAGGTTTGCGGCCTCCTGTATCAGGCCTATGGCTCCACGCAGGCGGATCCCGATGCCTACATGGAGCGCTCGTTGCTCAATTTCACCGGTGCGCATCTGTCCGACATCCTCTTCGTGCAGGGCCTGAGCGACTCGCCCATCCAGATGTACTCCTGGCCCACCTTCCGGAGCCAGCTCGAAGCATGCGCTGATTGCCAGGAGCGCAGCTTCCTTGAATTGCCAGGGCTCGGGCATCAAGCCCTGTTCAACAGTCCGATCGCGATACAGGCCTTCAACGACTTCATCGATCAGCACTG